The Porphyrobacter sp. LM 6 sequence ACATCGATGCGAGCACGCCGACGATCGTAAACGCAGTAAATGGAGCGCATTTGCGTATCACGCGACGGCTAGGCAGTAGTGGTCTAACAGTGAAGCTTGGTGCAATTCGACGAGAGACTAAAAAGAGTACACAAAAGGCAATCATCATCGTCAAGGCGGAGCCGATCAATAGACCGATGTGAGCAAAGCCAGCAATCACCAGCGCTACCATGAAAGTATTGCCAATTATTACGGAGGCCGCCTGCGCGAGCGCTGCTACGCCGGATCGCTGGAACCCGGAGATAAACGAATTCATGATTTCATTGACGCTACTCAGCAACGTTAGTCCGACAAGACAAGGCAGCAGCCAAAGACTTTCTTCTTGCAAATATTGCGATAAGGAAAACAATTGAGCTATTGGTTTTTTGAAAATCCATATAATCGGGGTGACAATACTGAACGCTGTCAGCGAAAAGAAAGTCGCCATGCGTACATATTTCTGCGCACTTGCGATGTCGGCAGCACCAAAGGCTGTGGAAATCATCCATAGCAGGCTCGCCGCAACGCTGGTCTGCAAGATGCTGCAGATTACAGCGAGCGAAAGTATGAACTCCCAAGCACCGTAACCACCAATGCCCAGTTCAGAAATGATAATAGGTGTCGCAAGAAACGTAATTAGCATTGCTGCTACGCGACTTACGAGAATTCCAGCCCCATTCAGGAAAAGAGATTTTCTGGAGTACATGATAAAAACGCTCAATCTATGTAATTATAAAAGCTGAGCATCATTAAGTTTCTACAGCCTTAGGTCCGCCTCATGGGCGCCGAAGAGCGATTTAAGATCATAGAAAACGTGTGTATCTAGAGCGTATCGTTTAATTTCTTCGAACCCCATCTCCTTGAACATCTTATGCGCTACAGCCAATACGATGCCATCGTATGCACCGATTTCGGGCGCTTGCACTAACTCAAGCCCATACTCAGCACGAGCCTCCGCCTGATCGATCCAAGGGTCGTGTACGTCGACGCGGCAGCCAAATCCCTCTAGTTCTGAGATCACGTCGACCACGCGCGTATTTCTCAAGTCAGGACAATTCTCTTTGAATGCCAGTCCCAAAACCAACACGCGCGCGCCATTAACCTGGATGCGCCGAGCAATCATCGCCTTGACCAGTTGACTGGCAACGTAAGCCCCCATGCCATCGTTAATCCTTCGCCCAGCAAGGATCACCTGCGGGTGATAGCCAATCGCTTCAGCCTTATGGGTCAGATAGTAGGGATCGACACCAATGCAGTGGCCACCAACTAGGCCGGGCCGGAAGGGCAGAAAATTCCACTTTGTGCCGGCTGCCTCCAAGACTGCTTCGGTGTCGATACCCATTCGATTGAAGATGATTGCCAATTCGTTGATAAGCGCAATGTTTAGGTCACGCTGCGTGTTCTCGATTACCTTCGCCGCCTCAGCCACCCGTATGCTTTCAGCTTGATAGGTCCCAGCAGTTACAATGCTGGCGTACAGCGCGTCGATCTTGGCCGCAATTTCAGGCGTAGAGCCTGAGGTTACCTTGCGGATCGTAGCCAAGCGATGATCCTTGTCTCCGGGGTTGATACGCTCAGGGCTATAACCGCAGAAGAAATCCTGGTTGAACTTCAGCCCAGACATCATCTCCAAAACCGGGACACAATCTTCCTCGGTGGCTCCAGGATAGACGGTGCTTTCGTAAATTACGACGTCGCCAATCTTGAGGGCACGCCCGACGGTTTCGGATGCCCTGACGAGCGGGGTCAGGTCTGGCCGCTTATACTGATCAATTGGCGTTGGAACCGTGATAATGAATACATTGCAGTGCTGTAAGTCAGCGATATCACAAGTGAATGTAAGCTTTTTCGCCAACGCAAATTCCTCAGGATCAACTTCAAGGGTTGCGTCGCGGCCCTCGCGCAGTTCATCAATGCGATTCTGCTTGATGTCGAAGCCGATCACCGGGAATTTCTTGCCGAACTCGACAGCCAGCGGCAGCCCGACATAGCCTAGGCCAATGACTGCAATACGCGCATCATCCAGCCATTCAGAAGTGTCGCTCACGTTCGATCCTATTTCTGGTGATAGTCGCGGAACCACGCCACGAACTGGGCAATTCCGTCCCTAAAATCCGTCTGTGGCCGGTAACCGGTCAGTCGCTGCAGGAGAGAGGCGTCGGCCCAGGTTGCGGGCACATCGCCGGGTTGCATCGGCATGTAATTGCGGACCGCCTTGATCCCGAGTTCGTCTTCAATCGCATCAATGAAATCGAGTAGGCGGACCTTGTCGCTGTTGCCAATATTCACGACCCGGAACGGCGCGACAGGCGAAAGGCTGTCGCCTTCCTCGATCTCGTCCCTGCTGGTCGGCCTTACTGGCGGCGCATCAATCAATAGGCGGATGGCTCGGACGAGATCGGCGACGTAAGTGAAGTCGCGGTACATCTCGCCGTGATTGTAGATATCGATCGGCCGACCATCGAGAATGGCATCGACGAACTTGAACAGCGCGAGATCGGGCCGTCCCCACGGACCATAGACCGTGAAGAACCGGAACATCGTTGTGGGCAGATCCCAGAGATGGGCATAGCTGTGCCCCATGCTCTCGTTGGCCTTCTTGGTCGCAGCATAGATGGTGAGCTGGGTGTTGGCCTTCTCCACCTCGGTGAAGGGCATGTCCTCGTTGGCGCCGTAAACCGAGGACGTGGAGGCCATCAGCAGGTGCCCGACGCCAAGCTTGCGTGCGGCCTCCATCACGTTGAGCGTGCCAATGACGTTGCTGTCGAGATAGGCGCGGGGGTTCTCGAGACTGTACCGCACCCCGGCCTGGGCCGCCAAATGGACGATGACTTCGGGCTGGAAGCGCGCGGCAACGCTCCAGAGCTTTTCTTCGTCCTCGAGCATGCCTTCGGTTGCCTGGAACCCCGGATGCAGCAGCAGCATCTGGTGACGGCGGCGCTTGAGGTTGACGTCGTAGTAGTCGGTCATCCCGTCGTAGCCGTGGACCTGGAAGCCCTCGGCGAGCAGCAATTGTGCGAGATGAAAGCCGATGAACCCTGCTGTGCCGGTGATCAGCACCCGCCGTGGGGATTTTTGAGTGGTTTCGGTAGGGGGCATCTATCTCTTCAGTTTTCTGAGAGTAATGAATTGTCGGGACGGTCCGGTGCGGCGCTTATCTGCGGCGCGAAGCTGTCAAACTGCCGGTAACGCAGGCCAACGATAGTTCTCGAGCCCAAACACCCGGACAACCTGTTCCGCTCACTCGCGCGCCAAGCCCGCCTGGTCTTCGTCAAATTCGCCGCGGAGTTGTTCGAGCTCAGCCTGGATCGCCTCGAACTCGGCCATCTTGCGCTTGATGAACCCGGCGGCAAGCTGGGCGCGATGACCAATGCCTTCCGGGGTCAGGACATAGACATAACCAAGCTTGTTCTTCGATGCCTTGAAGTTGGCGAGCTTGATGTGACCCTTGTCGATCAGCGCCTTGACGCAGAAATTGATGGCTCCCAGGCTCACCCCAAGTTCCTCGGCGATTTCACGCTGCGATGCATCGGGCCGCGCTTCGAGAAGGCGCAGGACCCTGAAATGCACGTCGTCGCGCTGCTGAGCGATTTTGTCACTGACCATGGGATCGACCGATAAAGCTCGGACCAAAGCTACCGCACGGCAGGTGACTCTGCACCTTCCGTGACTGCTGCGGTCTACGAGCAAGCTGAAGCCTCTCGTTCATTCCTGAACGCCTAGGCGATCCCGTCAGATTCGAAAAGGGTTTTCAGGCGCCCCCTGGATAAAATCTCAGCGAGCCGATTCCCTACTCGGCTGCGTCGAGCAGGTCATCTCCAGATTGCGAAGCGATCTCCTCCTCAATAGTTGCAGCGTTCACGATCATCAGAAAATGCGCCAGGATCTCAGGCTGTGCTCCGCCAATGAACTCCTGGATTGCTTCATTATCGAGCAGCTTTGCCAAAAAGCCCCGTGCTACGACCAGATTGAGGAGCTCAGAGCCATAGGACTGCTCGGCATCCTTGTACTTGGTCTGCACCTGGCTCATTTCGCGCTCGAGCTTGACGATCTGTTCCAACGGATCGCCCGCTGGCTTTTCCCGCGCAGGCGGAGTGTAGTCCGTGCGCTGCTCGGGCGGTGTGGCTTTGTACAATGCGTCGGCATGAGCTGACGTCAGACTGTTCGACGCGATCATCAACTCAACCGCCTCAATCTGTCGGGCGGCCTTCATCTTGCGCAGGATGCGGGTCACATCGGGCGGGAATTGCTGATCCTGCAGAAGCTCGACCGCCTTGGGGCAGATCCCTTGGAGAAGATTGACCCGCCGATTGATGCTGGAAAGATTGACATTGAAGGCGCGTGCCAATCGCTCCTTGCTGACACCTTTGTCGATCGCGCGGCGCAGCATGTAATGTTCTTGCACGGTGGAAAGCCGATTGATCCGATGGTTGTAGGTGTAGGTCTCAAAATCCTTGGCCACCAGGCACGGCGCGAACTCCTCGCCCAGCTCTTTCAGGGCCAGAACGCGCAGATTGCCGTCGAGCAGAAGAAAGTTCTCTTGCTCGGGATCCGGCTGGATCACGGACAGGGGTTCGATAAGTCCGATCTCGCGGATCGATGAGACGATCTGCTTGAACTTCCTAGTCGACATGACTCCGTCGGGCACTTTCTTGCTTGGCATCAGCTGATCGATCGGGATCTGATAGGTTTCCAGGTCGAAGCCTAAGGTCAGGTTGAGCGGCGCGCGTGGGAAGGCAAGATCAGGCTCGTCCTCGGCCGCAGGCTCGGGGTAGGCTCCGGGGTAGATGGACTGGATGGCAGTGTTCATGGGGACTTCCTCTCTCAGGCAAATTCAAGGCGTTCGGCGAGGTATTTAGGC is a genomic window containing:
- a CDS encoding GDP-mannose 4,6-dehydratase translates to MPPTETTQKSPRRVLITGTAGFIGFHLAQLLLAEGFQVHGYDGMTDYYDVNLKRRRHQMLLLHPGFQATEGMLEDEEKLWSVAARFQPEVIVHLAAQAGVRYSLENPRAYLDSNVIGTLNVMEAARKLGVGHLLMASTSSVYGANEDMPFTEVEKANTQLTIYAATKKANESMGHSYAHLWDLPTTMFRFFTVYGPWGRPDLALFKFVDAILDGRPIDIYNHGEMYRDFTYVADLVRAIRLLIDAPPVRPTSRDEIEEGDSLSPVAPFRVVNIGNSDKVRLLDFIDAIEDELGIKAVRNYMPMQPGDVPATWADASLLQRLTGYRPQTDFRDGIAQFVAWFRDYHQK
- the tviB gene encoding Vi polysaccharide biosynthesis UDP-N-acetylglucosamine C-6 dehydrogenase TviB, producing the protein MSDTSEWLDDARIAVIGLGYVGLPLAVEFGKKFPVIGFDIKQNRIDELREGRDATLEVDPEEFALAKKLTFTCDIADLQHCNVFIITVPTPIDQYKRPDLTPLVRASETVGRALKIGDVVIYESTVYPGATEEDCVPVLEMMSGLKFNQDFFCGYSPERINPGDKDHRLATIRKVTSGSTPEIAAKIDALYASIVTAGTYQAESIRVAEAAKVIENTQRDLNIALINELAIIFNRMGIDTEAVLEAAGTKWNFLPFRPGLVGGHCIGVDPYYLTHKAEAIGYHPQVILAGRRINDGMGAYVASQLVKAMIARRIQVNGARVLVLGLAFKENCPDLRNTRVVDVISELEGFGCRVDVHDPWIDQAEARAEYGLELVQAPEIGAYDGIVLAVAHKMFKEMGFEEIKRYALDTHVFYDLKSLFGAHEADLRL
- a CDS encoding plasmid partitioning protein RepB C-terminal domain-containing protein; protein product: MNTAIQSIYPGAYPEPAAEDEPDLAFPRAPLNLTLGFDLETYQIPIDQLMPSKKVPDGVMSTRKFKQIVSSIREIGLIEPLSVIQPDPEQENFLLLDGNLRVLALKELGEEFAPCLVAKDFETYTYNHRINRLSTVQEHYMLRRAIDKGVSKERLARAFNVNLSSINRRVNLLQGICPKAVELLQDQQFPPDVTRILRKMKAARQIEAVELMIASNSLTSAHADALYKATPPEQRTDYTPPAREKPAGDPLEQIVKLEREMSQVQTKYKDAEQSYGSELLNLVVARGFLAKLLDNEAIQEFIGGAQPEILAHFLMIVNAATIEEEIASQSGDDLLDAAE
- a CDS encoding MarR family EPS-associated transcriptional regulator — translated: MLVDRSSHGRCRVTCRAVALVRALSVDPMVSDKIAQQRDDVHFRVLRLLEARPDASQREIAEELGVSLGAINFCVKALIDKGHIKLANFKASKNKLGYVYVLTPEGIGHRAQLAAGFIKRKMAEFEAIQAELEQLRGEFDEDQAGLARE